DNA from Actinomyces sp. oral taxon 897:
GACGACGCCCACGCTGACCAGGACGCCTCCCCAGGCGGCGACCTTCTGCCCCAGGGCCGTCCGTCCGGTGACCTGGGCGACCAGGGCAGCAAGAGCGTGCCCCCCGTCGAGCGGGAGCGCGGGGAGGATATTGAAGACGGCCAGGGCCAGGTTCACCCAGGCCAGGGCCAGGGCGACCACGAAGAGGGTCTCGGAGCCGACCGCACCGACGGGGTGCAGGAACACCCGGTCCAGCATCAGCCAGAGCAGGGCGTTGGTGGCCGGCCCGGCCAGCGTGGTCAGGACCTCCTTCCACGGTGCCCAGTGCCCCACGGCCCCGAAACTGGTCCGGCCGCCCCACAGGTAGAGCTCGTAGCGTGTGGGACGGCGCCCCAGCAGCGTCCCGGTCAGGCCGTGGGCGAGCTCGTGGAGGAGCACGGACAGGGCGACGCCGACCACCGTCGCCAGGACGACGCCCAGGACGGTGGCGATACCGAGGTCACCCAGGACGCTGTCGACCACCGGGTACCAGGTCCCGGCGAGCACGAGGCCCAGGAGTGCTGAGGTGGGTGCCACGACGATAGGGGTGCCGCCGATCCGCCCCAGGACCCAGCCGCTGCTGCGCGCAGGGGAGACAGAAGACATGGGCCCGAGCCTAGTAGGTCAGAAGTCCGTGCCCGCGCAGCGGGTGCGGGCGGGTCCAGGCCACCCCGCCGGGCACGGGCGGTCCCGACCGGGACGGTAAAAGGCCGCGCGTTTCTCAGATCATGGTGGCGCCTCTGACAACGGCGTCCAAGACCACCTCACCACACGTGTCGGTGCCACGCGATAGCGTCCGGGCATGGATCCTCATCCTCGCCCGCCCGCCCCGCAGGCCGCCACCGGCTCCGTCCCTGGCGGTGGCCGACCCGCCGTCGCACCCCATCTGGACGCCCGGGGCGGGTCCGGGGCACCCGGCAGACCGCCTGCCGCCCCTGCGGCACCCCTCGGCACCACCGGGCCATCTGGTGAGACGACCCACCGCCCGCGCCCCACGGGCCCCGGCGGGGTCCACCGGCGCAGGGGCCCGCGCCGTTCCGCCCTGTCCCCCTCGCGCGCCAAGGACTTTATGCAGTGCCCGCTGCTCTTCCGCCTGCGCACCGTGGACGGCCTGAGCGAGCCCGGCTCCCTGGCCACCCACAAGGGCACCCTGGTCC
Protein-coding regions in this window:
- a CDS encoding site-2 protease family protein, with translation MSSVSPARSSGWVLGRIGGTPIVVAPTSALLGLVLAGTWYPVVDSVLGDLGIATVLGVVLATVVGVALSVLLHELAHGLTGTLLGRRPTRYELYLWGGRTSFGAVGHWAPWKEVLTTLAGPATNALLWLMLDRVFLHPVGAVGSETLFVVALALAWVNLALAVFNILPALPLDGGHALAALVAQVTGRTALGQKVAAWGGVLVSVGVVWYWILEPLLLRGARPQALNLMIVVLVLWSILGSSWRVLGLGSGARAAARLDLRRLCRPVAVVAASAPVAEVRQCLASGMAVVVVVESGRLLGTIDAAGLAETGLEDPAGGGEALASQICRVLPAAAVTTSLGGAQAAQALRAARAVSRWLLLVENGNLCGAVPTGAR